One stretch of Streptomyces peucetius DNA includes these proteins:
- a CDS encoding acyltransferase family protein, whose protein sequence is MTSTIARPAPDATRRQDSAKPRRETRLRALDGLRLVAALMVAAYHYGGRGGAVTEAWGSSPKVQFPTLHAFFSYGCLGVQIFFVISGFVICMSGWGRPLRSFFASRASRLLPAYWAAVLLVTAVFALPVVAYEAVSPSDALVNLTMLQQPLGVDRVLGVCWTLWAEIRFYALFALCVVLPGANRRRVILFCALWMLAAAIAQGVDEPLLDLVLMPQYAPFFVGGIGLYLVHRDRRDAYAWGIVGVSWLIGQHYVVRELWRAPSPDAFSNRTSLGIVLVVTLGFVAVAAIALGWLNRLNWRWLTVAGALTYPFYLVHEHLGWVVIHALHRGLGLASAETFVLTVVSMLLLAWLLHRCVEKPLTPRLRAALSRTR, encoded by the coding sequence TTGACCAGCACGATCGCCCGCCCGGCGCCCGATGCCACCCGGCGACAGGACTCCGCGAAGCCCCGCCGTGAAACGCGGCTGCGTGCTCTGGACGGGCTGCGCCTGGTCGCCGCCCTCATGGTCGCGGCGTATCACTACGGCGGTCGCGGCGGTGCCGTCACCGAGGCCTGGGGAAGCTCGCCCAAGGTGCAGTTCCCCACGCTGCACGCCTTCTTCTCCTACGGCTGCCTGGGTGTGCAGATCTTCTTCGTGATCAGCGGGTTCGTGATCTGCATGAGCGGCTGGGGCCGGCCGCTGAGGTCGTTCTTCGCCTCCCGCGCCTCCCGTCTGCTGCCCGCCTACTGGGCGGCGGTCCTCCTGGTCACGGCGGTGTTCGCGCTGCCGGTGGTCGCCTACGAGGCGGTCTCCCCCAGCGACGCCCTGGTGAATCTCACGATGCTTCAGCAGCCACTCGGCGTGGACCGGGTGCTGGGAGTGTGCTGGACCCTGTGGGCGGAGATCCGCTTCTACGCGCTGTTCGCCCTCTGTGTGGTCCTGCCCGGAGCGAACCGCCGTCGCGTGATCCTGTTCTGCGCGCTGTGGATGCTGGCGGCGGCGATCGCCCAGGGCGTGGACGAGCCGCTGCTCGACCTCGTTCTGATGCCTCAGTACGCGCCGTTCTTCGTGGGCGGCATCGGCCTCTACCTCGTCCACCGGGACCGCCGGGACGCGTACGCCTGGGGCATCGTCGGCGTGAGCTGGCTGATCGGCCAGCACTACGTGGTCCGGGAGCTGTGGCGCGCGCCGAGCCCGGACGCCTTCTCGAACCGGACGTCGCTCGGGATCGTGCTGGTGGTGACGCTCGGCTTCGTGGCGGTCGCGGCAATCGCGCTGGGGTGGCTGAACCGGCTGAACTGGCGCTGGCTGACGGTGGCGGGCGCGCTGACGTATCCGTTCTACCTGGTGCACGAGCATCTCGGCTGGGTGGTGATCCACGCACTGCACCGCGGCCTCGGCCTGGCGTCGGCGGAGACCTTCGTGCTCACGGTCGTCTCGATGCTGCTGCTGGCCTGGCTGCTGCACCGCTGCGTCGAGAA